A genomic segment from Juglans regia cultivar Chandler chromosome 14, Walnut 2.0, whole genome shotgun sequence encodes:
- the LOC108989714 gene encoding probable xyloglucan endotransglucosylase/hydrolase protein 32, with the protein MQSHSSFLFMAPLLYLILCFMSSSSSAQGPPSPGYSPSSNIDSINFDQGFRNLWGPQHQRADQGSITLWLDRYSGSGFKSLHAYRSGYFGADIKLQSGYTAGVITSFYLSNNEDHPGNHDEIDIEFLGTTPDKPYTLQTNVYVRGSGDGNIVGREIKFHLWFDPTQDYHRYAILWNPSEIIFLVDDVPIRRYPRKSDATFPSRPMYLYGSVWDASSWATEDGKYKADYQYQPFIGRYTNFKIGGCTAEGAASCRPASASPSSSGGLSQQQYSALEWVQRNYLVYNYCQDAKRDHTLTPEC; encoded by the exons ATGCAATCTCATTCCTCCTTCCTCTTCATGGCTCCTCTTTTGTACCTTATTCTTTGTTTCATGTCTAGTTCAAGCAGTGCTCAGGGTCCACCTTCACCTGGCTACTCACCAAGTTCAAATATCGATTCCATCAACTTTGATCAGGGCTTTAGAAACCTCTGGGGTCCTCAGCATCAGAGAGCAGACCAGGGCTCAATAACACTCTGGCTTGATAGATACTCAG gaAGTGGGTTCAAGTCTTTGCATGCATATCGATCTGGGTATTTTGGTGCTGACATCAAGCTCCAATCTGGCTATACTGCTGGGGTCATCACATCATTCTAT CTTTCAAACAACGAAGACCACCCGGGGAACCATGATGAAATCGATATTGAGTTTCTGGGAACTACGCCCGATAAGCCATATACTCTGCAGACGAATGTATATGTCAGAGGCAGTGGGGACGGAAATATTGTTGGAAGAGAGATCAAGTTTCATCTCTGGTTTGATCCCACACAAGATTATCACAGATATGCTATACTGTGGAATCCTTCAGAGATAAt ATTCCTAGTGGATGATGTGCCAATAAGGAGGTATCCAAGAAAAAGTGATGCCACATTTCCATCAAGGCCAATGTATTTGTACGGGTCGGTTTGGGATGCATCATCTTGGGCGACTGAGGATGGAAAATACAAAGCTGATTATCAATACCAACCCTTCATCGGTAGGtacacaaatttcaaaataggcGGCTGCACAGCCGAAGGGGCCGCATCATGCCGCCCGGCCTCCGCCTCTCCGTCTAGCTCCGGCGGCCTGAGCCAACAGCAGTACTCGGCCTTGGAATGGGTGCAGAGGAATTACTTGGTTTACAACTATTGTCAGGATGCAAAGAGAGACCACACCCTCACACCCGAGTGTTAA